From one Drosophila gunungcola strain Sukarami chromosome 2R unlocalized genomic scaffold, Dgunungcola_SK_2 000006F, whole genome shotgun sequence genomic stretch:
- the LOC128254622 gene encoding odorant receptor 45a — protein MDSSYFAVQRRALEIVGFDPSSPNLRLKHPIWAGILVLSLVSHNWPMVVYALQDLSDLTRLTDNFAVFMQGSLSTFKFLAIVAKRRRIGSLIHRLHRLNQQATATPNQREKIERENQLDRYVSRSFRNAAYGVIWASAIAPMLIGLLGYIRTGLFTPTTPMEFNFWLDERKPQFYWPIYVWGVLGVAAAAWLAIATDTLFSWLIHNVVVQFQLLELHLEKRDYKQDDFHLSECIHRHRLALELGEELSSIFAEIVFVKYMLSYLQLCMLAFRFSESGWSAQVPFRATFLVAIIIQLSSYCYGGEHLKQQSLGIAQAVYSNCNWPEMPPKKRRLWQMMIMRAQRPTKIFAYMFDVDLPLLLWVTKTAASFLALLRTFER, from the exons ATGGACTCCAGCTACTTTGCCGTTCAGAGAAGAGCTCTGGAAATCGTCGGATTTGATCCCAGTTCGCCAAATCTCAGACTGAAACATCCCATTTGGGCAGGGATACTCGTCTTATCCCTGGTTTCCCACAATTGGCCCATGGTGGTGTACGCGCTGCAGGATCTATCGGATTTAACCCGCCTCACGGACAACTTTGCTGTGTTTATGCAGGGATCGCTGAGTACCTTCAAGTTCTTGGCCATCGTGGCAAAACGAAGGCGCATCGGCTCTTTAATTCACCGATTACACAGGCTAAATCAACAGGCCACTGCCACTCCCAATCAAAGGGAAAAGATTGAGAGGGAAAACCAATTGGATAGGTATGTCTCAAGATCCTTTAGAAATGCTGCCTACGGAGTGATTTGGGCCTCAGCCATAGCCCCCATGTTGATTGGACTTTTGGGATATATAAGAACGGGATTATTCACACCGACAACACCCATGGAATTCAATTTCTGGCTCGATGAACGGAAACCCCAATTTTATTGGCCCATCTACGTTTGGGGCGTTTTGGGCGTGGCAGCTGCCGCCTGGTTGGCCATTGCCACGGACACTCTATTCTCGTGGCTGATTCACAACGTGGTGGTTCAGTTTCAGCTCCTCGAACTGCACCTTGAAAAGAGGGATTATAAGCAAGATGACTTTCACCTTAGTGAATGCATCCATCGCCATCGTTTGGCTCTTGAACTAGGAGAGGAATTAAGTTCGATTTTTGCCGAGATCGTTTTCGTGAAATACATGCTAAGTTACTTGCAACTCTGCATGCTGGCCTTTCGTTTTAGCGAGAGTGGTTGGAGTGCCCAAGTGCCATTTAGAGCCACCTTTCTAGTTGCTATTATCATCCAACTCAGTTCGTACTGTTATGGTGGCGAACATCTCAAGCAGCAAAGTTTGGGTATCGCCCAGGCGGTCTATAGTAATTGCAATTGGCCAGAAATGCCACCCAAAAAAAGAAGATTGTGGCAGATGATGATCATGAGGGCTCAGCGACCAACCAAGATTTTTGCATACATGTTTGATGTGGATCTACCACTGCTACTTTGG GTCACCAAAACGGCAGCATCATTTTTGGCATTGCTCAGAACTTTTGAGCGTTAG